One genomic window of Centroberyx gerrardi isolate f3 chromosome 15, fCenGer3.hap1.cur.20231027, whole genome shotgun sequence includes the following:
- the nkx6.2 gene encoding homeobox protein Nkx-6.2 yields MLAVGQMEANRQSAFVLGSTPLAALHNMTEMKTSLFPYALQQGPAGFKAPHLSNLNSHLTMGTPHGISDILGRPITTAGQLLSGFPRINGLATTAAAAAAAGMYFSPAVSRYPKPLTELPGRAPIFWPGVMQGSPWRDPRVPCPSQANLMLDKDGKKKHSRPTFSGQQIFALEKTFEQTKYLAGPERARLAYSLGMTESQVKVWFQNRRTKWRKRHAAEMATAKKKHDSETEKMKESSDNEDDDEYNKPLDPNSDDEKITRLLKKHKATNLALISPCSNSSDTL; encoded by the exons atgttAGCTGTCGGGCAGATGGAGGCTAACCGGCAGAGTGCTTTCGTCCTGGGCAGCACCCCGCTGGCGGCGTTGCACAACATGACCGAGATGAAGACGTCCCTGTTCCCGTACGCGCTGCAGCAGGGCCCGGCGGGCTTCAAGGCGCCGCACCTCTCCAACCTCAACTCCCACCTCACCATGGGCACCCCGCACGGAATAAGCGACATCCTGGGGAGACCCATCACCACGGCCGGGCAGCTGCTCTCCGGCTTCCCCAGGATAAACGGCCTGGccaccaccgccgccgccgccgccgcagcgGGGATGTACTTCAGCCCGGCGGTGTCACGGTACCCGAAGCCCCTGACGGAGCTGCCGGGGAGGGCGCCCATCTTCTGGCCCGGGGTGATGCAGGGGTCCCCCTGGAGGGACCCGCGGGTTCCCTGTCCCT CTCAAGCAAACCTCATGCTGGACAAGGACGGCAAGAAGAAACACTCCCGGCCGACGTTTTCGGGACAGCAGATTTTTGCACTGGAGAAAACTTTTGAGCAGACGAAATACCTGGCCGGCCCGGAGAGAGCCCGCCTGGCCTACTCTTTAGGCATGACCGAGAGTCAAGTCAAG GTCTGGTTCCAGAACAGGAGGACCAAATGGCGGAAGAGGCACGCGGCGGAGATGGCCACGGCCAAGAAGAAGCACGACTCGGAGACggagaagatgaaggagagcTCGGACAACGAGGACGACGACGAGTACAACAAGCCGCTGGACCCGAACTCGGACGACGAGAAAATCACGAGACTGCTCAAAAAGCACAAGGCCACCAACCTGGCCCTCATCAGCCCGTGCAGCAACAGCTCGGACACGTTGTGA